The following DNA comes from Euzebyales bacterium.
TCCCGGTGCGTCCTGGCGCGGGCAGCGCCTACGAGAAGGTCGAGCGCCGCATCGGTGACTGGGCGATCGCCGCTGCCGGCGTGTCGGTCTGGATGACCAATGGCACGATCGACGACGTCGGCATCGGGTTGACGGCTGTCGGGCTGGACGACGGACTCGCTACGGCCGCGCAGGACGCGGTGCGGGGACGGGCGCCCGACGAGGACCTGTACGCGGAGGCGGGCAAGCTCGCCGCGGAGCAGTGCGATCCCGTGGACGACCAGCGTGGCTCGGCGACGTACAAGCGACATCTGACCGCGGAGCTGACGACGCGCGCACTGCGCCGTGCCGTGGAGCGCGCCCGGACCGCGTAGGAGGGAACGCGATGGATGTGACCCTGACCGTCAACGGCGTCGAGCATCAGCGCGACGTCGAGCCCCGCATGCTGCTGGTCCACTTCCTGCGCGACGAGCTCGGGCTGACCGGCACGCACTGGGGTTGTGACACCAGCAACTGCGGCACCTGCGTGGTGCTGATCGACGGCGAGCCCGTCAAGAGCTGCACGACGCTGGCGGCGATGACCGTCGGCCATGAGGTACGCACGGTCGAGGGACTCGCACAGGACGGCGAGCTCGACCCGGTGCAGCAGGGGTTCATGGAGCACCACGGGCTGCAGTGCGGGTTCTGCACCCCCGGCATGATGCTGACGGCCCGCGCGCTGCTCGACGCCAATCCCGACCCGTCAACCGCCGAGATCCGCGAGGCGATCAGCGGGCAGCTGTGTCGTTGCACCGGCTACGCGACCATCGTGCGCTCGATCCGCTGGGCCGCCGAGCACGGCGGCGGAGACGAAGCCACCACGCCCGCGACGCCCGAGGCGCAGCAGCAGGAGGTCGGATCGTGACGACGGCACCCGAGCAGGAGCGGCCCATCGGCTTCGGGCGGCTCAAGCGCAAGGAGGACCCGCGTTTCGTCCGCGGGCACGGCACCTACATCGACGACATCGTCCTGCCAGGCATGCTGCACGGCGCGATCCTGCGGTCGCCCGTCGCGCATGCCCGGCTCACCTCGATCGACACGAGCGAGGCCGTCGCGCACCCGAAGGTGCGGGCGGTGGTCACCGGCGCTGACCTCGAGCCGCTGGGCCTGGCGTGGATGCCGACGCTGTCGCACGACACCCAGTCCGTGCTGGCGACCGACAAGGTGCGCTTCCAGGGACAGGAGGTCGCGTTCGTCATCGCCGACGACCGGTACGCCGCGCGTGACGCCCTCGAGCTGATCCACGTCGAGTACGACGTCCTCGACCCCGTCATCGACCCGCACCACGCGCTCGACGAGGACGCGCCGGTCATCCGCGACGACTTGGAGGGCAAGACCGACAACCACATCTTCGACTGGGAATCGGGCGACGCCGAGGAGTGCGACCGCGTCTTCGCCGAGGCCGACGTCGTCGTCACGCAGGAGATGGTCTACCCGCGCGTGCACCCCGCGCCGCTGGAGACGTGTGGCGCGGTCGCCGACTACGACCAGATCACCGGCAAGCTGACCCTCTACGAGACGACGCAGGCACCCCACGCACACCGGACGCTGTACGCGATCGTCGCGGGCATCCCCGAACACAAGATCCGGGTCATCTCGCCCGACGTCGGTGGCGGGTTCGGCGGCAAGGTCGGCATCTACCCCGGGTACGTGTGCGCGGTCGTCGGCTCGATCCTGACGGGCAGGCCGGTGAAGTGGGTCGAGGACCGCACGGAGAACCTGACGTCGACGGCGTTCGCACGCGACTACCACATGACCGGTGAGATCGCGGCGACGCGCGACGGCACGATCCTCGCGGTGCGCACGACCGTGCTGGCCGACCACGGCGCGCACAACGGCACGGCCCAGCCGACGAAGTACCCGGCAGGGTTCTTCCACGTGTTCACCGGCAGCTACGACCTGGAGGCTGCGCACTGCAAGGTGACCGGCGTCTACACCAACAAGGCACCCGGTGGAGTGGCCTACGCGTGCTCGTTCCGGGTGACCGAGGCGGTGTACCTGGTCGAGCGGATGGTCGACCTGCTGGCCGCCGAGCTGAGGATGGATCCGGCCGAGCTGCGCATGCGCAACCTGATCCAGCCCGACCAGTTCCCCTACACCACCAGGACGGGGTGGGAGTACGACTCGGGCGACTACCCGACGACGCTGCGCAAGGCGCTGGCCATCGCCGGTTACGACGACCTGCGGCGCGAGCAGGCCGAGCGGCGCGAGCGCGGCGAGCTCATGGGGATCGGTGTGGGCTTCTTCACCGAGGCGGTGGGCGCCGGGCCGCGGCGGCACATGGACATCATGGGGCTCGGCATGGCCGACAGCTCCGAGGTCCGAGTGCACCCGACTGGCAAGGCCGTGGTGCGGCTGTCGGTGCAGACGCAGGGGCAGGGCCACGAGACGACGTTCGCCCAGATCGTGGCCGAGGAGCTCGGCATCCCACCCGAGGACATCGACGTCGTCCACGGCGACACCGACCAGACACCGTTCGGGCTCGGCACCTACGGCAGCCGGTCGACGCCGGTCAGCGGCGCCGCGGTGGCCGTCACGTCCCGCAAGGTGCGTGACAAGGCCCGCGCGATCGCCGCCGGGATGCTCGAGGTCAGCCCGGACGACCTGGAGTGGGAGAAGGGACGATTCTTCGTCAAGGGCGACCCCGACAGCGCCAAGACCATCGCCGAGATCGCGATGGCGGCCCACGGCGCGGCCGACCTGCCCGACGGCATCGAGGGCTCGCTCGAGGCGATGACCACCTACAACCCGCCGAACCTCACCTATCCCTTCGGGGCATACATCTGCGTGGTCGACATCGACCCGACGACCGGCGAGGTCACGGTCCGCCGGTTCGTCGCGGTCGACGACTGCGGCACGCGGATCAACCCGATGATCATCGAAGGGCAGGTCCATGGCGGACTCGCCGACGGCGTCGGCATGGCGCTGATGGAGCTCATCGACTTCGACGAGTCCGGCAACTGCCTGGGTAGTTCCTTCATGGAGTATCTGCTGCCGACCGCCATGGACGTGCCGGACTGGGAGACCGACTACACGGTCACCCCGAGCCCGCACCACCCGATCGGGGCCAAGGGCGTCGGCGAGTCGGCCACGGTCGGCTCGCCACCCGTGATCATGAACGCCGTGGCCGATGCGCTGTCGGTGTACGGCGTGCGTCACATCGACATGCCCGCGACGCCGTCGAAGGTGTGGGAGGCGATCCACGCGGCGACGGCCGGCGACGGCTAAGGGGGCTGACATGGCCCGGTTCGCGGTGACGGAGCGGTCCGCCGAGCTCGTCGCGGCCGGGGTACCGCACGTGCGCGCGACCGTGGTCCGCGCCGAGCACCCGACCAGCGTGCACGCCGGCGACGCGGCGGTCGTGCACGCCGACGGGACCATCGAGGGCTTCGTCGGGGGCACGTGTGCCGAATCGTCGGTGCAGGTGCACGCCCGCGCCGCGCTCGACAACGGCGAGCCCCTGCTGCTGCGGATCCTGCCCGGCGTCGAGGGCATGACCACCGAACATGGCGCGGTCACGGTGTCCAACCCGTGCCTGTCGGGCGGCGCCGTCGAGATCTTCCTCGAGCCGCTCGCACCACCCGCGCGGCTGGTCGTGGCGGGCGACACACCGATCGCCCAGGCACTGGTCGACCTGGCCGGTCCCCTCGGGTTCACCTCCGAGGCGACGACCGCTCCGATCGAGGTCGGCGCCGACGTCGCCGCGGTGGTCGTCGCGTCGCACGGCCGTGGTGAGGAGCAGGCCTTGACCGCCGCGCTCGAGGCGGGGGTGCCCTACGTCGCGTTCGTCGCCAGCCATCGGCGGGGGAGCGCCGTGCTCGACGGGCTCGACGTGGAGGACGCGGCGCGCTCGCACGTGTCGGTGCCGGCCGGGCTCGACATCGGCGCCCGCACCGCGCCCGAGATCGCGCTGTCGATCCTCGCGGAGCTGGTCGCGTCGCGCCGGTCGCAGCGGGCGGGTCTCGCCGAGGGCGTCGCGCCCGACGCCATGTCCGCGCCGCCGGGTACGGCGGTCGACCCGATCTGCGGCATGACGGTGCTCATCACCGACGACACCGTCACCGCCACGGTCGACGGCGAGACCGCGTGGTTCTGCAGCGCGGGGTGCCGGGACAGCTGGGTCGGCGCCCACTGACCGTCCGACCGTGGCAGCCGGTGCCGGTGTGCCGGTGTGGGTTGCCACGGTGGCGCGGGTGTGGCGGCTGGTGCCGGTGTGTGCCGGTTTCGGTTGCCACCGCTGGACGGTCCAACAGATCACCGCACGCAGGACAGGCTGACGGTCAGGCGCCGAAGACCTGGTCCAGCTCGGCTGGCGGGGCGACCTCCAGCTGCTCGTACGTGCAGTCCTTCGGCGGCTTGTCCGGACGCCAGCGGACGAACTTCGCCGGGTGGCGCAACCGGCCTTCGGTCAGCTGGTTGAACCCGACCTCGGCGACCCGTTCGATCCGCAGCGGGATCCAGTCCGATTCCCGCTGGCCGGACCACCGCGACGGTGCGCCCGGCATGCGCTGGGCGTCGTGCGCGGCCTCGTCGGTCCACGCCGCCCAGGGGTGCTCCGAGACGTCGTCCAGGCGCAGGTCGGCGAGCTCGTCGGCCAGCTCGACGCGCCGCTTCGCCGTGAACGATGACGCCACGCCGATGTGCTGCAGGTGGTCGTTCCGCCACAGCCCGAGCAGCAGCGACCCCACGCCATCGCCGCTCTTGTGCCAACGCATGCCGGCGACGACGACGTCGGCGGTGCGCTGGTGCTTGAGCTTGAGCTGCGCGCGGACGCCCTCGGCGTACGGGTCGGCCAGTGGCTTGGCGATGATCCCGTCCACGCCGGCGCCCTCGAAGCGCTCGAACCAGTCGGACGCCGTCGCGTGGTCATCGGTCGCGGGCGTCAGGTGCAGCGGTGGCGACACGTCGGCGAGCATCGCCTCGAGCCGCGCTCGGCGCGCACAGAACGGCGTGGCGCGCAGGTCCTCGTCACCGACCGCGAGCACGTCGAACGCGACGTACCGGGCCGGCGTGGTCTCCGCCAGCATCATGACCCGAGACGCGGCAGGGTGGATCCGCTGTCCGAGCAGGTCGAAGCTCAGGCCGTCGCCGTCGGGCACGACGAGCTCGCCGTCGAGCACCACCCGTGGCGGAAGCTGTGCGAGCAACGGATCGGCAAGTTCCGGGAAGTAGCGGTTGAAGTGCCTGCCGTGGCGCGACCACAGCTCGATCTCCTCGCCGTCGCGGAAGACCATGCACCGGAACCCGTCCCACTTCGGCTCGAACAGCCAGCCCTCGTCGGCGGGCAGCTTCACTGCATTCTTGGCGAGCATCGGCGAGATCGGCGGCATGACCGGTAGCTGCATCGCGACGCTTTCGGATCGGACCGGACCCACCGTGCGGCGCCCCGACGGCGGGCTCATGCGGCACTCATGGTAGACGCCGGGCCCGGCCGTCGGGCGGCGACAGCGCGCCGACCGCCGCGTCGGCGGCGAGGCGGACGACGGCACCCGCATCGTCTTCTCCGGCGATGACGAACGGGCACGTGGTCACCTCCGCGTCGAACACGTCCGCCAGCAGCGACGTTGTGGCCTGGCGTCTCCGTTGCACCCGCGCGTCGTGGGCGTAGGCGTCGGCCTCGGCCTCGTTGGCGCCGAAGTCATCGATCACCGCGACCCGGTCTCGCGTTCCCACGATGTCCACCACGGGGCTCCAGAACGCGGAGCTCCGCTTGTGGCAGCCGACGTCGGCGGAGTTCGCCACGAGCACGGCCCGCTCCTGGCTAGGCGCGTCGGACGGCCGTGCAGGCGGGTCGGCATGGCTTCCAGGTGTGTCGGGACGGACGGCGACCGCGTCGACATCGAGGTGTGCAAGTTGGCCGACGATGTGTGCGGTCGCCTCCGCGTAGTGGTCGGTGGCCACGACCACGGCCGTGCGCGGGAGGTCGACGAGTCGGTGCAGGCACGGCCGCCATGCGTCGTCGATGGTTGATGCCGCGAAGTAGCGGTCGGCGAACCGCTGGACAGCGTTGCGCACCGTTGCGTCGTCAACGGCGGTGTCGCCCTCCCGCAGGTGCGTCACCGCCGCGGCGGACAGCACGGTCACGTAGCCCTCGGTCGTCGTGCTGCCGCGGGACCACGTCGGGACCACGAGCGCGTCCCAGAACACCTCCGGCGACGCGATGCCGAGGTTGGCCAGACCCGAGCGCCGCAACTCGTCCGAGAGGCGCGCCTGGGCGGCGAACCTCGCCGCACCGAGGCTCAGCGTGCCGGAGAAGTCGAGGACCGCCAGTCCGTCGGCGGCGCCTACGGTGGCCACCGTTCCATCCGGTACGCGCTGTCCCAAAATATCCACTCCAGCCGGCTCGACGTGACATACGCCGACCGCATGGCGTCACGGGCGGTCTCGCTGGCTGCGGCGGCGACCTCGTCGGTGATGGCGATGGCGCGGTCGACCGCTGCGGCGAAGTCCACGCCGGCGTACGTGT
Coding sequences within:
- a CDS encoding ATP-dependent DNA ligase; its protein translation is MQLPVMPPISPMLAKNAVKLPADEGWLFEPKWDGFRCMVFRDGEEIELWSRHGRHFNRYFPELADPLLAQLPPRVVLDGELVVPDGDGLSFDLLGQRIHPAASRVMMLAETTPARYVAFDVLAVGDEDLRATPFCARRARLEAMLADVSPPLHLTPATDDHATASDWFERFEGAGVDGIIAKPLADPYAEGVRAQLKLKHQRTADVVVAGMRWHKSGDGVGSLLLGLWRNDHLQHIGVASSFTAKRRVELADELADLRLDDVSEHPWAAWTDEAAHDAQRMPGAPSRWSGQRESDWIPLRIERVAEVGFNQLTEGRLRHPAKFVRWRPDKPPKDCTYEQLEVAPPAELDQVFGA
- a CDS encoding (2Fe-2S)-binding protein translates to MDVTLTVNGVEHQRDVEPRMLLVHFLRDELGLTGTHWGCDTSNCGTCVVLIDGEPVKSCTTLAAMTVGHEVRTVEGLAQDGELDPVQQGFMEHHGLQCGFCTPGMMLTARALLDANPDPSTAEIREAISGQLCRCTGYATIVRSIRWAAEHGGGDEATTPATPEAQQQEVGS
- a CDS encoding XdhC family protein — protein: MARFAVTERSAELVAAGVPHVRATVVRAEHPTSVHAGDAAVVHADGTIEGFVGGTCAESSVQVHARAALDNGEPLLLRILPGVEGMTTEHGAVTVSNPCLSGGAVEIFLEPLAPPARLVVAGDTPIAQALVDLAGPLGFTSEATTAPIEVGADVAAVVVASHGRGEEQALTAALEAGVPYVAFVASHRRGSAVLDGLDVEDAARSHVSVPAGLDIGARTAPEIALSILAELVASRRSQRAGLAEGVAPDAMSAPPGTAVDPICGMTVLITDDTVTATVDGETAWFCSAGCRDSWVGAH
- a CDS encoding aerobic carbon-monoxide dehydrogenase large subunit: MTTAPEQERPIGFGRLKRKEDPRFVRGHGTYIDDIVLPGMLHGAILRSPVAHARLTSIDTSEAVAHPKVRAVVTGADLEPLGLAWMPTLSHDTQSVLATDKVRFQGQEVAFVIADDRYAARDALELIHVEYDVLDPVIDPHHALDEDAPVIRDDLEGKTDNHIFDWESGDAEECDRVFAEADVVVTQEMVYPRVHPAPLETCGAVADYDQITGKLTLYETTQAPHAHRTLYAIVAGIPEHKIRVISPDVGGGFGGKVGIYPGYVCAVVGSILTGRPVKWVEDRTENLTSTAFARDYHMTGEIAATRDGTILAVRTTVLADHGAHNGTAQPTKYPAGFFHVFTGSYDLEAAHCKVTGVYTNKAPGGVAYACSFRVTEAVYLVERMVDLLAAELRMDPAELRMRNLIQPDQFPYTTRTGWEYDSGDYPTTLRKALAIAGYDDLRREQAERRERGELMGIGVGFFTEAVGAGPRRHMDIMGLGMADSSEVRVHPTGKAVVRLSVQTQGQGHETTFAQIVAEELGIPPEDIDVVHGDTDQTPFGLGTYGSRSTPVSGAAVAVTSRKVRDKARAIAAGMLEVSPDDLEWEKGRFFVKGDPDSAKTIAEIAMAAHGAADLPDGIEGSLEAMTTYNPPNLTYPFGAYICVVDIDPTTGEVTVRRFVAVDDCGTRINPMIIEGQVHGGLADGVGMALMELIDFDESGNCLGSSFMEYLLPTAMDVPDWETDYTVTPSPHHPIGAKGVGESATVGSPPVIMNAVADALSVYGVRHIDMPATPSKVWEAIHAATAGDG